One genomic segment of Flagellimonas marinaquae includes these proteins:
- the rpsA gene encoding 30S ribosomal protein S1: MAEEKQNVEVEETAAAPVVKEETQPKQDPQEFLENFDWDKYEEGIERVDDTKLKEFETLVEENFVDTADEEVVEGKVVHMTDREAIIDINAKSEGVISLNEFRYNPDLKVGDKVEVLIDIREDKTGQLVLSHRKARTIKAWERVNNAHDKEEIVTGFVKCRTKGGMIVDVFGIEAFLPGSQIDVKPIRDYDQYVGKTMEFKVVKINHEFKNVVVSHKALIEADIEEQKKEIIGQLEKGQVLEGVVKNITSYGVFIDLGGVDGLVHITDLSWSRINHPNEVVELDQKLNVVILDFDDNKSRIQLGLKQLEKHPWDALGDEIKVGDKVKGKVVVIADYGAFIEVAEGVEGLIHVSEMSWSTHLRSAQDFVNVGDEVEAVVLTLDREDRKMSLGIKQLTPDPWTDITTKYPVGSRHKGIVRNFTNFGVFVELEEGIDGLIYISDLSWTKKIKHPSEFVTVGDTLEVEVLELDVDGRKLSLGHKQTTENPWDKYSEEFAEGTIHKAAIAEVVDKGATINFNEDIVGFVPQRHMEKEDGKKLVKGEEAEFKIIEFNKDFKRVVASHTAIFREQEDRNVKAAAKKRATSSDEAAPTLGDANSQLQALKDKMEADSKKK, translated from the coding sequence ATGGCTGAAGAAAAACAAAACGTTGAGGTAGAAGAAACTGCCGCAGCACCAGTAGTAAAAGAAGAAACACAGCCCAAACAAGATCCACAAGAATTTCTTGAAAATTTTGACTGGGACAAGTACGAAGAAGGAATTGAGCGCGTAGACGATACAAAGCTTAAAGAGTTCGAAACGCTTGTGGAGGAAAACTTTGTGGACACTGCGGACGAGGAAGTAGTGGAAGGAAAAGTTGTTCACATGACTGACCGTGAGGCCATCATCGACATCAATGCAAAATCCGAAGGTGTAATTTCCTTAAATGAGTTCCGATATAATCCAGACCTAAAAGTTGGGGATAAAGTCGAGGTACTTATAGATATTCGCGAAGACAAAACCGGTCAATTGGTATTGTCACACCGTAAGGCTAGAACCATTAAGGCTTGGGAGCGTGTCAACAACGCACACGACAAAGAAGAAATCGTTACCGGTTTCGTTAAATGCCGTACCAAAGGTGGTATGATCGTTGACGTATTCGGAATCGAAGCTTTCTTGCCAGGTTCCCAGATCGATGTAAAGCCTATCCGTGATTACGATCAGTACGTAGGTAAGACCATGGAGTTCAAAGTAGTAAAGATCAACCACGAGTTCAAAAACGTAGTGGTGTCGCACAAAGCTTTGATCGAAGCGGATATCGAAGAACAGAAAAAAGAGATCATCGGCCAATTGGAAAAAGGTCAAGTATTGGAAGGTGTGGTCAAGAACATTACATCTTATGGGGTATTTATCGACCTTGGAGGTGTGGATGGTTTGGTTCACATTACCGATCTTTCCTGGAGCCGTATCAACCATCCGAACGAGGTTGTGGAGCTAGACCAGAAATTGAACGTGGTAATCTTGGACTTCGATGATAACAAGTCTAGAATCCAGTTGGGTCTTAAACAATTGGAGAAACACCCATGGGATGCCCTTGGCGATGAGATCAAAGTAGGTGACAAAGTTAAAGGTAAGGTAGTGGTAATCGCAGATTACGGTGCATTTATCGAAGTTGCCGAAGGCGTAGAAGGATTGATCCACGTTTCTGAAATGTCGTGGAGCACCCACCTAAGATCAGCACAAGACTTCGTAAACGTAGGTGATGAAGTTGAAGCTGTTGTATTGACCTTGGACAGGGAAGATCGCAAAATGTCGTTGGGCATCAAGCAATTGACCCCAGACCCATGGACCGATATTACTACTAAATATCCTGTAGGGTCAAGACATAAAGGAATCGTTAGAAACTTTACCAACTTTGGTGTATTCGTAGAGTTGGAAGAAGGAATTGATGGTTTGATTTATATCTCCGACCTTTCATGGACCAAGAAAATCAAGCACCCATCCGAGTTCGTTACCGTAGGTGACACTTTGGAGGTGGAAGTATTGGAATTGGACGTGGATGGACGAAAGTTGAGCCTTGGTCACAAGCAGACCACAGAAAACCCTTGGGATAAATACTCCGAGGAGTTTGCTGAAGGAACAATTCACAAAGCTGCAATTGCAGAGGTTGTTGACAAAGGAGCGACTATCAACTTCAACGAGGACATCGTTGGGTTTGTTCCACAACGTCACATGGAAAAAGAAGACGGCAAGAAATTGGTAAAAGGAGAAGAGGCCGAATTCAAGATCATCGAGTTCAATAAAGATTTCAAGAGAGTTGTGGCCAGCCATACGGCAATCTTTAGAGAGCAAGAAGACAGAAATGTGAAAGCCGCTGCCAAGAAAAGAGCCACGTCTAGCGACGAAGCTGCTCCGACCCTTGGAGATGCTAACTCACAGTTGCAAGCATTGAAAGACAAGATGGAAGCCGATTCCAAGAAAAAGTAA
- a CDS encoding porin family protein: MKKQVSLVVLSLIAFLKVNAQDNGEFEFGIQSGLNLANVSTIDGQDNANTRISFNTGISGEYYFSDRWGLKGKLIYDSKGWADGFINDEENNNFTATNFKLNYLSIPIMANWHFGSNRNWYLNFGPYLGLLISAKDSELGIDVKEAFKSTDLGLALGIGYKFRINNNTQLFFEFDGQSGFVDIFEENLGETVRNTRSSLNFGVLFGL, encoded by the coding sequence GTGAAAAAACAAGTATCCCTAGTAGTACTCAGTTTAATTGCATTTTTAAAAGTAAATGCACAAGACAATGGAGAATTTGAATTTGGAATACAATCCGGATTGAATTTGGCCAATGTTTCTACCATAGATGGTCAAGACAACGCCAATACTAGAATCTCATTTAATACTGGTATATCCGGTGAATATTACTTTTCTGACCGATGGGGTTTAAAAGGAAAGCTTATCTATGATAGTAAAGGTTGGGCCGATGGCTTTATTAATGATGAAGAGAACAATAACTTTACCGCCACAAATTTTAAATTAAACTATTTGTCCATTCCCATTATGGCAAACTGGCATTTTGGTTCCAATAGAAATTGGTATTTGAATTTTGGTCCGTACTTGGGGCTTTTGATAAGTGCAAAGGATTCAGAATTGGGAATAGATGTAAAAGAAGCCTTTAAAAGTACCGATTTGGGTCTTGCTTTGGGCATTGGATATAAATTTAGAATAAACAACAATACACAATTGTTCTTTGAGTTTGACGGTCAATCTGGATTCGTTGACATTTTTGAAGAAAATCTTGGAGAAACCGTAAGAAACACAAGAAGCAGTTTGAACTTCGGTGTGCTGTTTGGGTTATAG
- a CDS encoding LysM peptidoglycan-binding domain-containing protein, whose protein sequence is MSVKAKYQPVLDLGEQLGVKNGDVNVEGDIIKIKGTTHTQYEKNLLWDKIKEIGGEKPSDIKANITVEDESVYHRHTVKSGESLSKIAKHYYGDPMKYTKIFDANTNILKDPNVIHPDQVLVIPNL, encoded by the coding sequence ATGAGTGTAAAAGCAAAATATCAGCCAGTATTGGATCTAGGCGAACAATTAGGCGTTAAAAATGGTGATGTAAATGTTGAGGGAGACATTATTAAAATTAAAGGTACGACCCATACCCAATATGAGAAAAATCTACTGTGGGACAAAATCAAGGAAATCGGCGGAGAAAAACCTTCCGACATCAAGGCCAACATCACCGTTGAAGATGAATCTGTTTACCACAGACATACCGTAAAGAGCGGTGAGTCGTTGAGCAAGATTGCCAAACATTATTATGGCGACCCGATGAAGTACACCAAAATTTTTGATGCTAACACCAATATTTTAAAAGACCCCAATGTAATCCACCCCGATCAGGTTTTGGTGATTCCTAATTTGTAA
- a CDS encoding serine hydrolase domain-containing protein, giving the protein MKNSFLLLFTILSLVLSCGNSQTNKIVNNQTLNDERITDTQSELIFEHSKVFPDNTQLAFALIENGNVKFYGVEKRNDTIFTIKNQQNAFEIGSITKVFNATLLADFVLENKVQLDDSINPYYDFEFNNGQDITFKALANHTSGLPRMPSNLDFDISDQDPFSDYDAEKLKTYLANEMELSFDEGGEYEYSNLGAGLLGHTLSKIGKKTLNQLLQERIFLKYNMPNSTIGSENVSTFLVEGQSPEGKPVKNWNLASLSGAGDIISTTEDLSKFVTAHFDDESRALALTRIKTHTINDRSSVGLGWHIRTEPLGEKWIWHNGGTGGYTSCLVMNTENKNGVIVLSNVSALGDPMIHIDQLCFGLMDTL; this is encoded by the coding sequence ATGAAAAATTCATTTTTACTTCTTTTTACCATCCTTTCTCTGGTTTTGAGTTGCGGTAATTCGCAGACAAACAAAATAGTCAACAATCAAACCCTGAATGATGAAAGGATAACGGACACACAATCCGAGCTGATTTTTGAACATAGCAAAGTATTTCCCGATAATACCCAACTTGCATTTGCTCTTATTGAAAATGGCAATGTGAAATTTTACGGTGTCGAAAAAAGGAACGACACCATTTTTACCATTAAAAATCAACAAAATGCATTTGAGATTGGATCTATCACGAAAGTTTTCAATGCTACCCTACTTGCGGACTTTGTTCTGGAAAACAAAGTACAGCTGGACGATTCCATAAACCCCTACTATGATTTTGAGTTCAACAATGGGCAAGACATTACTTTCAAGGCCTTGGCGAACCACACTTCGGGCCTTCCACGCATGCCCTCCAACCTTGACTTTGACATTAGTGACCAAGACCCATTTTCCGATTACGATGCAGAAAAGTTAAAAACATATTTGGCCAACGAAATGGAATTATCTTTCGATGAAGGTGGTGAATATGAATATTCCAATTTAGGTGCTGGACTATTGGGCCATACCTTATCTAAAATTGGAAAAAAAACCTTGAACCAGCTGCTCCAGGAAAGAATATTTTTAAAATATAATATGCCCAACAGCACTATCGGGAGCGAAAATGTATCCACTTTTTTAGTCGAAGGCCAAAGTCCTGAAGGAAAACCTGTGAAAAACTGGAACTTGGCATCGCTATCCGGTGCTGGGGATATAATTTCTACCACAGAAGATCTCTCCAAATTTGTTACGGCCCATTTTGATGACGAGAGTAGAGCTTTGGCACTTACCAGAATCAAGACCCATACCATTAACGATAGATCCAGTGTTGGTTTAGGTTGGCACATACGCACGGAACCATTAGGCGAAAAGTGGATTTGGCATAATGGAGGAACGGGCGGTTATACCTCCTGTTTGGTTATGAACACGGAAAACAAGAATGGGGTTATTGTACTATCCAACGTTTCTGCACTCGGAGACCCCATGATACATATTGACCAACTTTGTTTTGGGCTTATGGATACTCTTTAG